A region of Candidatus Obscuribacter sp. DNA encodes the following proteins:
- a CDS encoding DNA cytosine methyltransferase, translating into MDFPALRNKYGSKRVAPPLPEVVSLFCGAGGLDLGFCNEGFRIPIAIDRSEAAVRTHQINFPDSLGIAEDLVDLGPEGVFSYVSRNVRKKSRIGIIGGPPCQGFSRANTRALASDPRNRLPFLYIEIIRRLQRDYSVEFVVLENVLGIRDQKHAKTFNSIKSKLGAMDFAVTEKELCALDFGVPQNRRRVILIAMKTTSRI; encoded by the coding sequence ATGGATTTCCCAGCCTTGCGCAATAAATATGGATCAAAGCGAGTGGCTCCGCCATTGCCTGAGGTAGTGAGCTTGTTTTGTGGTGCAGGAGGTCTGGACCTTGGCTTTTGCAATGAGGGCTTTCGCATACCCATAGCAATCGACCGATCAGAAGCTGCCGTCAGGACTCACCAAATTAATTTTCCAGATTCTCTAGGAATTGCTGAAGATCTGGTTGATTTGGGACCGGAAGGAGTATTTTCCTATGTATCACGGAATGTGAGGAAGAAATCGCGCATCGGAATTATTGGAGGGCCTCCGTGCCAAGGATTTTCGCGAGCCAATACAAGAGCTCTTGCCAGTGATCCGCGCAATAGATTGCCGTTTCTCTATATCGAAATTATCCGGCGCCTTCAAAGAGACTACAGTGTTGAATTTGTAGTCTTAGAAAACGTCCTTGGAATTCGAGACCAGAAACACGCAAAGACGTTCAATTCAATAAAATCGAAATTAGGCGCCATGGACTTTGCTGTTACAGAGAAAGAGTTGTGCGCTCTTGATTTTGGAGTTCCACAGAATCGCAGACGGGTTATTCTCATCGCGATGAAAACAACCAGTCGGATTTGA
- a CDS encoding toll/interleukin-1 receptor domain-containing protein — protein MGAEPTIYCLEQLTDYDQFERFCTDLMALEGYDGIEPLGGHKDKGRDALHTAKNYGKNSIFAFSVREDWLKKLNEDAEKIKKYGHDCDELVFLCTSKFTATERDNALTEVNSDFGFSLVLYGVERLRMLLNKHSGLIAQHPQIFHPAFFPNQSSLTATAQRDLLVIDNVIANDTLATWLARRLQLEGYQVWSRATSPIAGTSVNETVEKLVKSNAFRLLQIMSIESVSDVEFNARRAYAFGVGDNLVLPLLGNEFDFRKLDSKSSKLETVSFTNSWADGLNALLRTLADSGCAGFRDAATRLSTTFGVMPDLIKEEPERLISSQFAVQKIPTGINRYDSDIELNDQDIQELALKWAFRKLDKKRFLSFFAPPLDLKRKFGINQIGGAAWELVTEIDKISVRTLIPELIRKSLVVHCIGKGLRYCLEFDGLYFPENLVQNDRLNFIRPDGEKSFVSPVGQRKFWRPGKSTNYKYSLSPMFRVVDGYNNKYRIQLKTRIRFTDENGELLPSKTAFSRRKHLCRGWFNYEWLHRMLALIQFLSENGSISIGPSGGELIIAGAPNEWLVPVRINEDALNSKEADHEEMIAYSRVDDDDEESTGEAGDVQ, from the coding sequence GTGGGAGCGGAACCTACAATCTACTGCCTGGAACAACTAACTGATTACGATCAGTTCGAACGATTCTGCACCGACTTAATGGCATTGGAAGGCTATGACGGCATAGAACCGTTAGGTGGACACAAGGACAAAGGCCGAGATGCATTGCATACTGCAAAAAACTATGGCAAGAATAGCATCTTTGCTTTTAGCGTTAGAGAAGATTGGCTTAAAAAGCTAAATGAAGACGCTGAAAAAATCAAGAAGTACGGTCATGATTGCGATGAACTGGTGTTCTTGTGTACATCAAAGTTCACGGCTACAGAACGGGATAACGCGCTCACGGAGGTCAACTCGGACTTTGGTTTTTCTCTGGTCTTGTATGGAGTTGAGCGACTGAGGATGCTTCTCAACAAGCATTCCGGGCTAATAGCACAGCACCCGCAAATATTTCATCCAGCATTCTTTCCCAACCAGTCAAGTTTGACTGCAACGGCACAGCGAGATTTGCTAGTTATAGACAATGTCATAGCGAATGACACTCTGGCAACCTGGCTTGCACGAAGACTCCAGCTTGAGGGCTATCAAGTCTGGTCAAGAGCAACTTCTCCAATCGCTGGGACCTCTGTAAACGAAACTGTCGAGAAATTGGTGAAGTCGAATGCCTTTCGCTTGTTGCAAATTATGTCTATTGAGTCGGTATCTGATGTTGAGTTCAACGCTAGGCGAGCATACGCTTTCGGCGTAGGCGATAACCTTGTACTACCACTCTTAGGGAATGAGTTTGACTTTAGAAAACTCGATTCGAAAAGTAGCAAACTCGAAACTGTTTCATTTACCAATTCCTGGGCAGACGGGCTCAACGCTCTTTTAAGAACGTTAGCAGATTCAGGCTGTGCCGGTTTTCGGGACGCAGCGACGCGGCTTTCAACAACTTTTGGCGTGATGCCGGACCTGATCAAAGAAGAGCCAGAAAGGCTAATTTCAAGTCAATTCGCCGTTCAAAAGATTCCGACTGGTATCAACCGTTACGACAGCGATATTGAACTGAACGACCAAGATATTCAGGAATTGGCATTGAAGTGGGCGTTTCGAAAATTGGATAAAAAACGCTTTCTAAGTTTCTTTGCACCACCTTTAGATTTGAAAAGGAAATTCGGTATCAATCAGATAGGCGGAGCAGCATGGGAATTAGTCACCGAAATCGACAAGATTTCCGTAAGAACTTTAATTCCAGAACTCATTCGAAAGTCACTAGTAGTGCACTGTATTGGAAAGGGTCTGCGTTATTGCTTGGAGTTTGACGGATTGTATTTTCCCGAAAACCTAGTTCAAAATGATAGACTGAACTTCATTCGTCCAGACGGCGAAAAGAGTTTTGTCAGTCCCGTCGGACAAAGAAAATTTTGGCGTCCAGGCAAATCAACTAACTACAAATATTCGCTCTCACCAATGTTTCGTGTTGTCGATGGCTACAATAATAAATATCGCATCCAGCTCAAGACGCGGATAAGGTTCACAGATGAGAATGGAGAGTTACTGCCATCAAAGACCGCTTTCTCTCGTCGGAAGCACCTCTGCCGTGGTTGGTTCAACTACGAATGGCTTCACAGAATGCTGGCATTGATACAGTTCTTAAGTGAGAACGGATCAATAAGTATTGGTCCTTCCGGCGGAGAACTCATTATTGCAGGCGCACCAAATGAGTGGCTTGTACCGGTGCGAATAAACGAAGACGCCCTGAACAGTAAAGAAGCAGACCACGAAGAAATGATAGCGTACTCTCGCGTTGACGACGATGACGAAGAATCAACAGGAGAAGCAGGCGATGTCCAATGA